In a genomic window of Chrysiogenia bacterium:
- a CDS encoding thiazole synthase, which produces MQDKPFKIGKYEFKSRLIIGTGKYKDFETMRAAHEASGADVVTVAVRRVPLTRGEGNLLDFIDPDKYKLLPNTAGCYTAEDAIRYARLAREAGMTDLLKLEVLGDEKTLFPDNEQTLEAAKVLVADGFTVMPYCLDDPIVCKKLEDIGCACVMPLAAPIGSGLGIRNPYNIRIIQESVSCPVIVDAGVGTASDAAVAMELGVDGVLLNTAVAVAEDPIAMARAMKLAVEAGRLAYLAGRMDKRLYANASSPLTGMMS; this is translated from the coding sequence ATGCAAGACAAACCATTCAAGATCGGCAAATACGAGTTCAAGAGCCGCCTGATTATCGGAACGGGCAAGTACAAGGACTTCGAGACCATGCGCGCCGCGCACGAGGCCTCCGGGGCCGATGTCGTGACCGTGGCGGTGCGGCGCGTGCCGCTCACCCGCGGCGAGGGGAACCTTCTCGACTTCATCGATCCCGACAAATACAAGCTGCTTCCCAATACCGCCGGCTGTTACACCGCCGAAGATGCGATTCGCTACGCGCGCCTGGCGCGCGAGGCCGGGATGACCGATCTGCTGAAGCTCGAAGTGCTCGGCGATGAAAAGACGCTTTTTCCCGACAATGAGCAGACGCTCGAAGCCGCCAAGGTTCTGGTGGCCGACGGCTTTACCGTCATGCCCTACTGCCTGGATGACCCCATTGTCTGCAAGAAGCTCGAAGACATCGGCTGCGCGTGCGTTATGCCGCTGGCCGCGCCGATTGGCTCGGGCCTTGGCATTCGCAACCCCTACAACATCCGCATCATTCAGGAGAGCGTCTCCTGTCCGGTGATCGTGGATGCGGGCGTGGGCACGGCCTCCGATGCGGCCGTCGCAATGGAGCTGGGCGTGGACGGCGTGTTGCTCAATACCGCCGTTGCGGTGGCCGAGGATCCGATTGCCATGGCCAGGGCGATGAAGCTCGCGGTCGAGGCCGGGCGCCTGGCGTATCTGGCGGGCCGGATGGACAAGCGCCTCTATGCCAATGCTTCCTCGCCGCTCACGGGAATGATGAGCTGA
- a CDS encoding thiamine phosphate synthase — protein sequence MGSLAKNPPILYLIATIDQGGENGARVAEICAAAREIAPAAQLTILVQLRDKNASAAQLTKAASAWIKALMAHKAFVLINERADVAICAGAPGVHLGAGSIPVPEARRMLPEGFVGWSAHSPEEAARAAAEGADFVTLSPIWASPGKGEPLGVQALSSADCGSVPMLALGGIGPEEACAALRAGASGVAVIRSVFHAPDPSGAARDMARALTQAEE from the coding sequence GTGGGGAGCCTCGCCAAGAATCCGCCGATTCTCTACCTGATCGCGACCATCGATCAGGGTGGTGAAAACGGCGCGCGCGTGGCGGAGATCTGCGCTGCCGCGCGTGAGATCGCGCCAGCCGCACAGCTCACGATTCTGGTGCAACTTCGCGACAAGAATGCGAGTGCCGCGCAGCTCACAAAGGCAGCTTCGGCCTGGATCAAGGCGCTCATGGCGCACAAGGCCTTTGTTCTGATCAACGAACGCGCCGACGTGGCGATCTGCGCCGGGGCGCCGGGCGTGCACCTTGGCGCCGGCAGCATTCCGGTCCCCGAGGCGCGGCGCATGCTGCCGGAGGGTTTTGTCGGCTGGAGCGCCCACAGCCCCGAAGAGGCCGCGCGCGCGGCGGCAGAAGGTGCGGATTTCGTGACGCTCTCGCCCATCTGGGCCTCACCCGGCAAGGGGGAGCCGCTGGGAGTGCAGGCGCTCTCAAGCGCCGATTGCGGCAGCGTGCCGATGCTGGCACTCGGGGGAATCGGTCCCGAAGAAGCATGCGCGGCCCTGCGGGCGGGCGCCTCGGGTGTCGCAGTGATTCGCTCGGTTTTTCACGCGCCCGACCCGTCCGGTGCCGCGCGGGACATGGCGCGCGCGCTCACACAGGCGGAGGAATGA